One Setaria italica strain Yugu1 chromosome I, Setaria_italica_v2.0, whole genome shotgun sequence DNA window includes the following coding sequences:
- the LOC101760193 gene encoding peroxidase 31, which translates to MYQHEIPAMRLSLLLLVAAALSGHAAAQVVPPPVVGGQQVPAPVVGGPLSPEFYSQSCPRAERIIAEVMQSKQMASPTTAAGVLRVFFHDCFVSGCDASVLIASTQFDKSEHDAEINHSLPGDAFDAVVRAKLALELECPGVVSCADILALASRVLVTMTGGPRYPIALGRKDSLSSSPTAPEVELPHSNYTVDRLIQLFGAKGFTVQELVALSGAHTLGFSHCKEFADRLYNFRDKGGKPEAFDPSMNPSLAKGLQAVCKDYLKDPTIAAFNDIITPGKFDNMYFVNLERGLGLLSTDEELFTDPRTRPLVQLYAANSTVFFDDFGRAMEKLSLFGVKTGADGEVRRRCDAYNHGPMPK; encoded by the coding sequence ATGTACCAGCACGAGATACCAGCCATgcgcctctccctcctcctcctcgtggccgccgccctctccggccacgcggcggcgcaggtggtgccGCCACCAGTCGTGGGCGGCCAGCAGGTGCCAGCGCCGGTGGTGGGCGGCCCGCTGTCGCCGGAGTTCTACAGCCAGTCGTGCCCGCGCGCGGAGCGGATCATCGCGGAGGTGATGCAGTCGAAGCAGATGGCGagcccgacgacggcggcgggcgtgcTCCGCGtcttcttccacgactgcttcgtgaGCGGGtgcgacgcgtcggtgctcatCGCGTCGACCCAGTTCGACAAGTCGGAGCACGACGCCGAGATCAACCACTCCCTCCCCGGGGACGCCTTCGACGCCGTGgtccgcgccaagctggccCTGGAGCTCGAGTGCCCCGgcgtcgtctcctgcgccgacatcctcgcgCTGGCGTCGCGCGTGCTCGTCACCATGACCGGCGGGCCCCGGTACCCCATCGCCCTGGGCCGCAAGGACTCGCTGTCGTCGTCGCCCACGGCGCCCGAAGTCGAGCTCCCGCACTCCAACTACACCGTCGATCGCCTGATCCAGCTCTTCGGCGCCAAGGGGTTCACGGTGCAGGAGCTCGTGGCGCTCTCCGGCGCCCACACGCTGGGCTTCTCCCACTGCAAGGAGTTCGCCGACAGGCTCTACAACTTCCGGGACAAGGGCGGCAAGCCGGAGGCCTTCGACCCGAGCATGAACCCATCCCTGGCCAAGGGGCTCCAGGCCGTGTGCAAGGACTACCTCAAGGACCCCACCATCGCGGCGTTCAACGACATCATTACGCCCGGCAAGTTCGACAACATGTACTTCGTCAACCTCGAGCGCGGCCTCGGCCTGCTCAGCACCGACGAGGAGCTCTTCACGGACCCGCGCACCAGGCCGCTCGTGCAGCTCTACGCCGCCAACTCCACCGTATTCTTCGACGACTTCGGCCGCGCCATGGAGAAGCTCAGCCTCTTCGGTGTCAAGAccggcgccgacggcgaggtCAGGCGGCGCTGCGACGCCTACAACCACGGGCCCATGCCCAAGTGA